The genomic DNA CGAGGTCGTTGCTCGGGTCCTGGGAGACGTGGTCAGGGCCGAAGTCCTTGTCGCCGCGGTCGCCGGTCGTCATATACACCATCCCGTCCTCGCCGAAGACGACGCGGGAACCGTAGTGTTGGGTCGAGTCGACGAACGGTTCGGCGGTGTACAGCCGCTCGAAGTCTTCGAGTCGGCCGTCCGCAGCCGCAAGACGGCCGCGGCCGAGACAGGTCGTCGACTCTCCCTGACCGTTCGTCGCCGCGTAGGTCAGGTACACCCACGGCTCCGACTCGAAGTCGGGGTCGAGAGCGATGTCGAGCAGTCCACCCTGTCCGGCGGCGTGGACATCCGGCAGGCCGTCGAGGCGGTCGACATCGCCGCTTTCGCGGTCAAGGAGCGAAAGGGACCCCTCACGTTCGGTTACGAGAAGCTGTTCGTCGTTCGGGAGGAAGGCCATCCCCCACGGGTGGGCGAACCCGTCTGCGACTGTTTCGACGGTAAACTCAGTCTCTTCCGGGGCATCCGGCGTCTCTCCGTTGTCATCGAAGACATCGGTACAGCCAGCGAGCGCTGCCGCACCCGCGAGGCCGGCGGCACGGAGATAGTCGCGCCTGTCAAAACGGGGCATTGTTCTGCCGGCCATTGGGGACGAGTGGGCATGAACGCTGGGACGCGCTGAGTAAGGGTTTTTATCAGCGTGGTACGACACTAAACGGCATGGTAAATCTTACGGGGCGGACGGCAACGGCGCTCGCGGCCGCCGTTCGAGAGGGAGAGCTATCAGCAGCCGACCTCGCGTCGGCGTCGCTTGACCGTATCGACGCCACAACCGACCTGAACGCGTACGTGACGGTGTTGGATTCGGCCGCCCGCGAACGCGCCGCGGCGATAGACGACGGAGAAGCGTCCGGGCCGTTGGCTGGCGTTCCGGTCGCTATCAAGGACCTCCGGTCGCGGAAGGCCGGCGTCCGAAACACGATGGGGCTAGCAGCACTGTCCGACAACATCGCCGAGAGCGATGCTATCGTCACCGAACGGCTCGAAGCAGCGGGGGCGAACATCGTCGGCACGACCAACACGCCAGCGCTCGGCCACACCATCAAGACCGACAACCGGCTCGTCGGGGCGACGCCGACGCCGTTCGACGAGAACCGCTCGGCCGGCGGCTCCTCCGGGGGGTCGGCGGCCGCCCTCGCCGCCGGCACCGTGCGGCTGGCGACGGGGTCGGACATCGGCGGGTCGCTACGGGTGCCGGCGTCTTGCTGTAACGTCATCGGCCTAAAGCCCACGCTCGGGGTCGTCCCGGAAC from Natronomonas pharaonis DSM 2160 includes the following:
- a CDS encoding PQQ-dependent sugar dehydrogenase, producing MPRFDRRDYLRAAGLAGAAALAGCTDVFDDNGETPDAPEETEFTVETVADGFAHPWGMAFLPNDEQLLVTEREGSLSLLDRESGDVDRLDGLPDVHAAGQGGLLDIALDPDFESEPWVYLTYAATNGQGESTTCLGRGRLAAADGRLEDFERLYTAEPFVDSTQHYGSRVVFGEDGMVYMTTGDRGDKDFGPDHVSQDPSNDLGATLRLAPDGTVPEDNPFTDDPDINDAIFSYGHRNAQGMDIHPDTGDIWQSEHGERDGDEINIIERGGNHGWPVVHYGCEYGTDEPVGEQPHERDDTVGPVYYWECGSGGFPPSGAMFYDGDAFPEWRGDLFVGNLAGQYLGRFTVDGTVVEETSALLADRDWRIRAIETAPDTDFIYVAVDAGDAPIVRLRPA